The genomic window GGAGTTTTAAGAACAACCTGTTAATGAACTGTGCATTGTCAAGGGGCGTAACAGGGCAGCTGCTTCCTGAGCGCCCCTCATGGCCAGGAGTGGGTTTGCagctctctgcctctctttcctCTCTTCAGGGCCCCTTAAGAATTTCACACAGTCTTTCTCATGGCTGCCTGGGACTAGTTTAATAAGAAAAACACTTCAAGCAATCCCAAAATAAAGTCCATCATCACATGATTATCTGACAAAGATTTTATAgaaaattcacttttttttttaaaacttgtcagGTAATCATGTAGCAGGCTTTATATTTCCCCATATACTACATAAGAACCCAGGTAATGACACCTGTGGCACATTCAAAATGGATATATATCTTATTCCAGCCACCGTGAAGTAGTCTCTCCTATATGTTTGTTGTTTGTATGCGTGTGATGTTGGTTTTCTATCCATAATACTCACAATGTTGTGGTTGTCTTTGATTGAGATAGCCGGGGATTGGACTGAATTCAAACCAGAAACGTGGATGGCATCAGCAAAGGAATTTGGTGGCTTTGATGCCCTTTTGAAAAAGAAGGAAATCATACTAAATCTCTATTGATTCCGGATGCAAATGAAATTGAttttagcaaaatattttttattgctAAAAAAATCGTAGCCAAGTTTACTTCCCTTGAAAAACAGGCAGAGCAATTCTGAGTATTGCATACAAAGTCACatagaccacacacacacacacacacgtgaagTGTTGTCCTAGTGACCCTTCTTTGGCCAAGTCTCTGATGGAGGCCAGACAATCAGACACTCATCTTCAGTTTTCAGCTCCAGTTAGCCCATGAATAGGTGCACAGAACACCATGGATGCAACCTGCCAAATTATGAGCatgttttatcattttaacaGAGATATCATATTTTATAGAATGATCGTAACAACCACTAATACAAGCTTTCAGAAGTAAAAGAGTGGGGAAGTATAAAAACCATCTTCACCCTGGCTGACGTGTTAAAGTGTGACAGCACACCATATGAAAATGACAGAGACGTGTCATGATAAAAATAGAATTACTCTTTTTTTTGGCATGCAGTTTTATGGCTAGTGATAAAGATAACGTATAAAATCAAGAGTTCAGCATTTAAAATACTGAAGACATTCTAAATAGTTCAATTGTTTCACAATCATCAATGACATTGCTTCTTGCTACTAACGGTATTGTATCAATAGACACAAACTCTTTTTTGCATTCTGGGACACTCCAACGTATACTTTTGCTTCATTCTTTTTTCTGTGATTATCACAGCCCTCTTGCACGAATAAATGTGACACTGCCCAGCGTTTCAACGAGAGACTCGCAGATGGCATTGCTGtaaaggccaattcaatcagagCCAAATCCTTGAcactttgaaatcaatgagagtgtTTCCTGTTGACTGAACTGAGCCCAGGATTCAGCCCCAAACGCCTCCACAGTAAAGCGCGCAGCACGATCATGCCATAAAACTCACAGGTCTCCTGGTAGTGCGACGGTATATTTACTCCGGCAGCTTCCTTTCTCAAACTAACAGTCTGTATATGGGCTGTGTCAGTGCAGACAGAGAATGAAAGAGTAAAACAAATGATGAACAGCCTGGCCCTTGGAGCTACCTCAGGGCTGAGAATTCCGCAAGGGGTTATAGGCATTATCTCTGCTTTTCCTATTTGCGCGGCCTGCCGGATGAGCTGTAATGCAAACATTGCAACAAATCACGACATATACAATACAGAGAGTGCATAGAatcacagggctggaagggacctcaagaggtcatctagtccagtcccctgcattcatggcaagactaagtattatctagaccaggggtcggcaacctttcagaagtgctgtgccgagtcttcatttattcactctaatttaaggtttcacgtgccagtcatacattttaacctgtttagaaggtctctttgtagaagtctataatatataactaaactattggtgtgtgtaaagtaaataaggttttaaaaatgtttaagaagcttcatttaaaagtaaattaaaatgcagaggcccccggaccggtggccaggacctaggcagtgtgagtgccactgaaaatcagctcccgtgccgccttcggcacacgtgccataggttgcctacccctgatctagagtctagaccatccctgccaggtgtttgtctaacctgctcttaaaaacctccaatgatggagattccacaacctccctagacaatttattccagtgcttaaccaccctgacagttaggaagtttttcctaaagtccaaactaaacctcccttgctacagtttaagcccattgcttcttgttctatcctcagaggttaagaagaacattttttctccctcctccttgtaacaaccttttgtgtacttgaagactgttatgtcccttctcagtcttctcttctccagactaaacaaacccaattctttcaatcttccctcataggtcatgttttctagacctttaattatttttgttgctcttctctggactttctccagtttgtccacatccttcctggaatgtggcacccagaactggacacaatactccagttgaggcctaatcagcacggagtagagcggaagaattacttctcgtgtcttgcttacaacactgctgctaatacatcccagaacgatgttcactttttttttttttggcaacagtgttacactgctgactcatacctAGCTTGGGGATCaatctgacccccagatccctttctgcagtacttcaATACCGCCAAAATGCCATGGCTAGCAAACAGATTTTGATTACGTGGAGGAAATATTGTCTTCCGGTTCTTACTGACTGCTTGGCAGAACTTGAGTACATTTTTGCTTGTGCGAATGAGAAGTTGTCAGAAACAATTCTAAATACAGCTTGCACAACCAGATATATTAATTAGCTCTCATGCCTGTTATTCACACCCACACACAAGTAAAGCCTTGTCCTAGGGACCTTTCTTTGGCCAAGTCTCTGAGGCAGGCCAGACAATATACAGCAGAGGAATGCGAGGCTCTCCCTTTGCGGTGCGTCAGCTCCTGTTAATTTAGGAGAGACCAGAGCCCAAGCCTTCAGCCTGGGTCTCTCCCATGGCACAGCAGAACACTAACCATGTACATTGCTAACATGCTGCATATCGCTGGGATATTTTTAAGATTTATGGATGTGCCCTGTTTCTGCTGTATTCAAAGACTTCTGCTAATCCCCAGCTTTCTAGATTCCTGGCATTGTATTGCTCAAATGGGCCTTCAGATAATGAGCACTGAAGATCACAGAAGCGTTTACACTGAAAGGAATCTGGGGATTATTTCTCTTCAGAAGATCTGTGGCAACCTGCCCTTTGGCAGAATAGTTCCAGTAACAAGATCATTTTGACAGCTACCTGCGTAAAATCCTGTTAATGATCATCTTCACCCATTTGGCCTGGGGATCCAAACAGATTTGCTGGCTCGTCTTCAGTGTCGCACTGGAAGGGGTTGaacaatttgtttaaaataatctTAACACTTTGAGAGAGTCTAGAAAAAATAGCAGCCTCTAGGCTAACTTCTGCTCTCACTCGTACtcttcccagggccggtgcaaggatgtttcgtgccctacgcgaaacttccaccttgcgcccccctccctccccggcgcccctgccctgagtcccccaccccgtggcagctcccccccctccgccctgaggcgccccccccacctcagctcacccctgctctgcgcacgaGCACTCTGAGCACGCCCCTCCCAAACAtgaccccccccttacttgctgcaggcggccctccccgtgctcccctgccccagctccctccgcctaaatgctggcggcgactgGGGCGACCGATGATCTGGCCGCcacggtcactgccgaagaaaatggcgtcCCCCCAAATCttagcaccctaggcaaccacGTAGGTCGcgtaaatggttgcaccggccctgactctTCCACCTGCCAGTGGTGTGACCGGAGTGGCACAGCCGGAGCTGAGTGCCAAATTTGGCCCTAGTAGTTAATTGTCAATACGCTCCCTTTGAAAATGTACACTTTTTTCATGTGAAACTTGGACTGAATGACACGTAGAGACTGATTCCGATCTCATTGGCTCCAATTattcaccagtgtaactccagcgACTTTAGTGCTGTTACTCCTGCTTTGCACCGGGGTAAGTGAGAGCACAAGGAGGCCCTTATActttaatatataaaaaagtcCCTCACGGGAATGGATGTTCATTATGTGCTAATGTACGGTGCCAATACTGGTGCACGCctgactttgaaaatctggccctaaacctgtacaatttttaaaaaatcattttgcatTCCAGCTGTGTAAATTATATCTAATGAACGTCTACTTAGCTATGGCCTTTCCTTTGGTGTATCCATTCATCTCTAAAAAAATACCCCCCTAAGGGTCAGATACTTCCCAAAATAAATTCAGGCAGTTCCCATCGACTACAAGGAGAGCTCTGCTAGAGCTCAAGGGGTAACCTGTGGCTCTTGACGTTTTGCTTGATCACGGCTATGAAAGAAGTGGTTTTGAAATCTTACTATCTCTTGCTGGGTAGGGCACAGGGGACTACCCCTTTAAGGAACAGTCAGGCGCTTACAGCTGAAACAAGCCTACGAGCAATCAAGGATCCCCTGGGGCTGGGCAACTTAACAGGGAAAAGGAAGCGAAGTTGGACTAGAAGCTGTGCAGGCTGTTATGGGCTGTGGTCTCTCTCAGGGACTAGCCTGGCCGAGGCCACAGACCTTTGTTTTGCTGATTCATTTTGGGAACCCTGAACCAGGGCTCTGAACCTTATGAACTTCTGTtcacactgctccttccctgaggctGACTTAAAGGGAAGATGTGTGTTTTGTTAGCTTGTTTTCGCTTCCCTCTGGGTTGGATTCTTTCCGCCCTGTGACGTATGGCTACCCTGTAATTCGAATAGCCCTGTGTTAAAATCACTGGCGAATACAAAGGCGAACTGCTTGGGTTTGGTTTCATGCACCAAAAGAAAACCTCAGCCTACATGTGTCTACATGAACCTTGGCAGTGCGGGTGGCAATGCTTTGGGTAGCACTGTCTGTGGTAGCACATGTGGAATTTGATGTGCTGGGGCCGGTGACCAGCTGTGAGGTCTGGATCAACAGTTTCCCTCACCACCTCAACCAGTGAGGGTTCTGTTGGAAGGATGTGGTAGCCAGTGGCTACATCAGCCTGTCAGCAGAGAGCGTCTGTGCTACAGAAGGCTTGTCCGTGGTGGGGATGTAGGCAGAGAAGTCCTGGCAGTGCTAGCGAGCAGGGAAGGCTCTGGCAGGGTGACTCCATAGGAGCTGTGCTAtcaaggagccagagggagactcAGAACTGCAACGAAGGGATTGGGTCTCTGTGTTGATCCTGGCCTGTGAGGATTCACTCAGGGCTACCAAATCTGGAGGGTGAACAATCGAAGGCTTGCAAGAACAAATGGTTGCCATACAGGGCTTCTAACTATGCAGAGGGAACAGCGGTGCAAGTACGGTGGTATGGTCTGGTACGCTgtaccagtaagatatttatagctgATACAGCGTactggaaagacacaggaggagcccgccccccacccccagccccagcccttccatgcagctgcgtCTCCTGAATCCTCCtgcctggggtctgtacagcagaaGTCTTTGGTGCAGTGGGAGGAGGACAgcgcttctcccccaccccccacaaggTAATGTGGGATAGATGTGGATCACGAGGAGGAGACAGGGAGAGCGTGGGGGCCCCAGGCAGTAGGCAGGAAGGTGTCATATGGGGGGTCACATGGGGAGGTCACccccccctttgtgtccctcccatgagtgcagcatACCAGCGAGAAATTATTTCTACTTGCACCTCTGAGAGGGAAATGCCACatggcaggtgccctgctcagcTATACAGGAGCAGGGCTCTGCTCTTGTGTGGTTTAGGAGCTCTGCATGTCAGGTGCCtactcctcctccaccacagTGTATTTGTCCTGCAGGTGCCCCACTACTCCAGCCTGTGGTGGAGCTTCTAAAATGATGGATGAGCAAACCAAATAGCTCAGAAATGGTAAGGGAATGGTCTTCTGGGGAGAAAGCGAGGGTTTCCATTCCCCAATGCTGTCAATTTTGCAGCTTTCACAAGCACTCCAATCGGATGGCTACTGGCTTGTGAAATCCTGTGGTTTCAACTTACATGACTTCCATGGTGCTGCACTGTGGGCCTTTGGGGATGATTTCCACATGAACCAAGAGCTTCGGTGACACCAAGCCCGGGACAGTCTGGAGACACTGACACCGCAACTCT from Mauremys mutica isolate MM-2020 ecotype Southern chromosome 5, ASM2049712v1, whole genome shotgun sequence includes these protein-coding regions:
- the LOC123371143 gene encoding alveolar macrophage chemotactic factor-like translates to MDNKITFSLLLLTFTGISHESLLGGELRCQCLQTVPGLVSPKLLVHVEIIPKGPQCSTMEVIATLKTSQQICLDPQAKWVKMIINRILRSSSGRPRK